TATTACATGAACTTTGTGATATTCTGGTCTCTTGGCCATGAGTAATCTTTAAAGCCAAGGTGTAAAAATAGACAAAGCTGCTGTATAACAGGGTTTGAGGAGCTTTATGGTGGCCTCACATGGAGTTGTAATATTGTCCAAACATAGAACAGTAGAGCTTAGAGGTAAGATGTTGCGGAAAGGTCTTACACATGAAGACTAAAACAAACTCTGTTTTTCTCTCAGTGCTTAAAAGATGGCCGACGCAGGCGTTGCAGTTCCCGCCGACAAGAAGGCCCCTCCCAAGTTCAAGCAGAGGACCACTCGTACCTTCAAGAGCAAAGCCCCAAAACCCGGCCAGAAGGGGTACGAGAGAATTTAAAGAGGGGCAGAAAGACATTTACTAAAGTACTGTGCTTAAATGTTTACTTGAAGCACTTCCATTTTCTGCTACTTCAAACTACTCCACTAAAACGTTGCACTGAAATGGTGTACTGTTAACTTCACAACATGTATCTGACAACTAAAGCTACAAAGTACTTTTCTTAAGATTCTTTTTTTAAGATTTCTCTTAAAAGAATAACAGAAATCTTATTAAATGAAGCCAGTGATTGTGAAGGATCTGAATGTCTGCTACAGATTAAAGTCAAAGAAAATCTCAAGTAAAACATTCCAAGGAAAATTAGGACTCACTTTTGTTCCTTTTTTAGATTCGGAGACGAAATCCCCGGCATGGAGGGTCTGGGCACAGACATCACCGTGGTCTGCCCATGGGAAGCCTTCGGGGACATGGAGCTCAGCGACCTGGCCAAATATGGAATCGTCTAGAAACCTGCAGCGTTTTCACTACAACCGCTCTACCTGCACTGATTTTCCTTTCGCCCGGCCCACCTACCTCGCCCTGTTCTCCATCACCTTCCAAGATACCTGAGCTGATGTCTGTTTTGTGTTAGGCCCACCTTGTTTTTCGAAACTTTGCACAAATATATCTAAATAAAGCTGATCTGAAATTGgcaaataataattatataatacactttattatgTATACATGCTTCACTGAGGGGTTAAATCTATGAGCAATAAATCGAACTTCCTCCCCCGGTACTTTGCACTTGGCTTGTGAATTTCTGAGAGACAATGGACTGAATCTGTTGTAAGCATGGTTCGATCACTGTTTTGCAGTTTATCACCACTGAACCTTCGCTACTCTCTCCTGCCTTTTCTACTCCACTTCTCCTCTTTGGAGCTATTACTTTTTAATGTACAgctatttattatatatatttctatttttaTGAACCATGAATGTATGTGTGCACAAAGTATTAGAATGTGAATAAATATTTTCCCCAAATAAATGTTGTCTTCTTTAAGTAGACAGTAGAACTTAATGGGTTAGAGGGAATAATTACTCTCCCAAACACCCCGAAACGCCtcgattggactcctttgtttacttccgtaacatcaAAATGTAACACTGGCACTTCTATTTGCTAGAGCCCCAACACATTGTATTGTTATATGTTATAGGATTAGGGGAGGGATATCGTTAAgcaattgaccaatcacaacagagcaggcaagctaaccaatcagaacagaccAGGCTCTGGTTtccgacagagggtgaaaagagatgAGGAAAATAAGGCATTTCTTGAACATTAAATAACGTGGAAATGTCCAAGTAGAAGCAACAAATGAaaatatgaaacctgaaaatcagcatagggcccctttaagggcTGTCAAACAATTCTGCTGGAGGTTTTAATGTTACTGACTTGGGGATCAATACCATTTTTAATAGATCATAAGCCCTAGCTTGTGTGTACAATAACATAATAACCTACAGAATGACACTCATCCATCTTACTAAAACAATAGAATACCAAAAGAAAGCAAACTTAAAGCCTGATCACAACAAAacatttttatataaaacattttATATGGACATTcaataacaaaaaacataatGGCAGTCAAGGGGGATATAGACATGACAGGAGGGGGAGAGGACTGTTCATTGAGAAACCATAGCAACTATGAAGTATGGCCACATAGTTAACTATAATACAGAGGCAAGAAAACCGCAACAGGAAAATGAAGATGCCACTTTATGTGGCAGCCATTTTGTTTGTCAGTAGGCCTTTTTGCCAAACCGCACTGTGCTCTTTGTGTTAGCTAGCTTAAAAACGGCTAGCTGCCTGTCATTCTCCGGAGAGTTTAGTGGTAAAGAAGAACGCAACTGGGCTCGGCTGCTCAGGAGTCAAATATTAAAGACACAAGATTCATGCaaaactttttttaaacttgACAAGTATCGCTCATGCTGGTTTGTCCATGCCGTCAGGGCTTCAGTAAGTccgtctttgtgtattttgtgtagCACGCCTTGAGTTCAAAACGTGTTGGGGACTGAAGGTTAGCATCTTTGGCTAggtttccttttctttttttgttgttgcccaGAGCACATTCGTAACAATTTGGAAATATTACAACAAAAATGTTAAATGTCATGATGAAATCCAACAGCAGCACACTTAATAAAACATCGTATTGACCTGTTTTTCCAATTAAAAACAACGGTAGCTTTGAAATGAGTTAATAGGGAAAAAAAAGACATAACAGCCCCATTTTACACACAATTTAGATCATATCCCACAATGACATTTCGTTTTTCACCATGTTGGAATATTACCTGCTAATGAAAGAGGTTAACACATTGGACTGGATATCTTTAAAAAATCTGGAGAGACCATACAGGTCAGGCTGACAGATTAAACCACTGAAATGTAAGGAGTCTGCTCAAAACAACACaactattaaataaatgtaaaactcaAACAGAAAGGAGCACAGCTGGTTTGCTGGCTATTCATTCCAAATGTCTCGGTCTCCTGCTAAATATGTTTTGAAATATAATTAAATGTCACGCTAACGGATCCTATAATCAACCCAAACAAAACGTAGTGTGGATTGACTTGATATTTAACCAGAGGACAATAGTTTGATAGTGTTACATGCACACTTTAGTTTGTGCCTTCCTAGGTGCTCCCAGCTCAAGATGTTCACtacaaagaagaagaaaaaaataaaacttGAAATTGAACTTGCGCCTTATTGGAGAAGGAACAACAtttactgatatatatatatataaaaagaaaagacaaacaGAATATGAAAAAGAAGTAAATAAAGACAGCCATAGGATTatgataataacaataacaaagataatatatttatacATACGGCAGAAAAATGTGCTTTCTACAAATCTTTGGAACAAAAACAAAAGCCAAAAAAGAGCCACGCTCTGGAAATATAGAATACAACTGTGTAGAAATATGCACAATAGTAAGGTGTTTTGCATTTAAATATTTTCTATGAACTCACCGACACAATCTCTCTCTTGCTCAGTAATCGCTGCTGGCAGCATCTCGAACACATTTACCTACTAAAGTATGTTTCAGGAAGACTCATTCAATGTTGGACTTGGCTCTATAAAAGATGGAGCATGAGGGGAAAATCCAAATAATAAATCTCTACATTAAAGGATCAACAAATGCTTGAACCTCAGGGTTGTGGGTGGATGGTTTTGTTGGATCCAAAGCTAAAAATCAATTAAATACGACGATGCTTAAGGGTTGCACTTTTTGTAGTGTTTTAGTGGTGGCTGCACACAGAGGcagtttctcaatcgcgaggattttggcttccaagccaatatttcaaggatgctatgtcatcgagtgccgccgaaggactgttccaatctccagcatacttggaattccaccgaggccgcgtccttggtttgggggaaatttcgaggctgcacacgcgtccttaaaatccccacaatgctttgcgcatggaccaatttcaaaaacccttgcggagaatggctgaaccgacgcagcacacatttaaatgtaagtatgtagtggcgtagaacatgtgttggtaaatatgttgctttgttacatttgtttgttatcacggaaaatgtgttccgtgaaagtaaagcaagttcataattagatagacatcgtgaggtatttatttttggtacagtttatgttgaaaccgttagagagagtggcacacttgttagcctgttccattcttcttcgttttccgtagccgtggcttggaagtatacttgcttcgtttctgaaggaagtgacttggaagtacgcgactaccaagccagcatcctcgcgattgagaaacggccagagcGTAGTGAAATCATGTGAATGGAAAATATGATATGAGACTATATTTGTGTGAAATAGTCAGAAAGGTGAAATATTTGTTATATTGATGTTTAATTTCAGTTTTAACCCCAAGGTTCACTGTTGGATCTACATGTTCTACATCAGCAGGGTGTGCTGAGTCAaacaaaaataattgttttataagaataataatgagaataattacaataataataatttggtaACTTTTTTCTCTAAACTAATTTCTTTGCATATCATAACAATTTTAAGTTTAAAGGTTCACCATTTCCACATACTAAGAAAACTTGAGGTAAGGAACAGCTCTAATAACCCTCCCTCCCTTCACCCTTCGGACGTGATTTCTGTAGCGTTATTAACCGTCACACATCATTCCTCCAAGCCGCCATGTTCAGTCTCCTCTACCAGAACACAGCGAGAATGGAAATCCTCTCTCACTACTATCCGCCCACCTTAAGGAGGAATCATAAAAATCCATCAGTGGGTGTTTTTATCATTTTAGTGACTCTTCTTTCtgtttgaaaatgtttttttccggTGCTCTTTTGAGGCAACTTCCTGCTTTCTAACGCTCTGACATTTCATGGACACTTTGAttccctctctttctcctttAATGTTGAGTGTGTGCAGGCCACACAGCACTCAGCTCTTTTTCATACTTGGTTGTCAGCTGTTTAGTTATCCACCTTCAGCCTTTGGAAGAACATCTGGGCTCCATCACGAGTTTTGTGCTGCTGAGTGCCAAGGGATTAAGAAGGGGAGACTATAATACAGCCGTGCAATAGGGAAGGtggccatttattgtctttttttcttctttttttttttaaatataaaggcCATCCATCAGTCTTTAATACAGCATTCCTCTATTTCTGTAGTAGCGTATATAAGAAAACTTGGGACTGCTCTGGGGTGGGATCTGAAATATCTTGTGGTCGACACCACACTTTAAAACTGGGTGCAGTCCATCTCCACGACAACAGAGGGAGCTCTTTCAGAGAAAATCAATGGAAGAGAGGAGCTCCTGGGAAATGTAGTGTCTTTAGTAAGGGGCAAATCTACTGTATCCTCCCCTGTACAGCGCGGCCTATGAAACGACAAAAGACAAACACTTAGTCAAATGGTCACAATCACTTTACACATTAAATTATCATTCTGGTGATCTATATTTGTCTTATTGTAaataaacaaaagaaaataaCCTAGAAACAACTGTGAATGTATTGGTCTAACAAGTATTTTCTGTGAAGTCAAAACCATGTTATATCTCTTCCCTCTGTTTCACAGACCTCCATtattgtaaaataaataaatcagtgAGCCACATTACTGTAGGTTAATTTCAATCCTACATAAATGCTAATGTAAGTAGACAAACACATTGTTGGTTTTGCTCTTTCATGACAGTTGTTGACAAtgacaaaaatataatatattctTTGCCTTATTCTTTAATTTGTTTACCTGATATGGGCTGAGGGAACTTACCATTGCTCCCACGCCATAGGCCGCTGGGTTGAGCGCAGCATGGTAAGGGTCTGCTGTGTAAACTCGTCCGTAGCTATTGAAAATAAACAAAAGCGTAACACATGAGTTATCTCATAATATTTTTTAGGAAAAATAAAAGGACATTTCGCTAAATGATATATGTAACCTCATTTTGGAAATGTTACTGCACTTCAATTTTTTTGTCTGTCTTTCTTAGACAGTGTGTCTCCTTAGTGGTAGAAGAAGTTGCTGAAAAAGAGCATCATCTGAGGTCTCTTTGTCCACTCACCTGTCACTGTAAGCTGCTGCTGCagccgccgccgctgctgccGGATTTGCTACCGCAGTCGGCTGGGCATAACGATACGCAGCATAGCCCCCCTGTGATGAGGCGATGGAGAGGATAGAGAGGGAAGGGGGTAGTGTGTTTGTGACAAGAGGAAACGATGAAGGGAGAGGTGGGACAGAACAGAAACAAGAATAAATTATTGTTAAAAGTTTGCTGTTTTCTCTACACACTAATACTATTAGTTCATCTAAAGGGTTACATTGTGAGAAAAACTGCTGAGAAGAGAGCGAAAGATTAACAAGCAGACAGTCAGCAAAACTGGCTAATCTGGTGCAGTACAGCATTCACAAGGATGTAGCTCAGGCTCTGTGTCGGTCTCTCCCTCCATGACTAACTCAAAAACAACATCTGTAATTGTACATTATGTGCCTTACTGTTTGTAGCGTTCCCCAGTGTATTATTAAAGTGCTTTTATCTTTCCCACTATGCGTTGAAcatggagggagagagagttCATACCCATTACTGTGCCCCACCCCGGTTCCCCTACCAAAAACACACAGTTAAAGAAAGGGGAAGGGGTGGCAAGATGATTGTGTCATTATTTATGTTGAGGATGAACAGCTGATGAACAGACACAAAATAAACTACAGGTGTAAGAAGACAGTCAGCCAGTCagattaaaaacacacacatacgctcACGCTCACAGGGCCAGCGACCAATCACTGACAGACACAGCATGCTTTCCCAAACTCAGAACGTAGAGCATATTAGGCCAAACATccctaaaaaacaaacaaacaccgcTGCATTCTACCCTAGAGGATCAGTCAAGACCAAGTCCCCGCATTCAGGaccacacagctgctgctaTGGGAGGGAAGCTGGACTGGGGGGAGGGGAAGGGGAAGGGGAGAAGGAATTGACATGAATAGTACAGAGGGatgaaaagagagagggggggtgaggaagaggagtcaAGAAAAGAGAATAATAACAGAAAAGGTTTAAATGATTATCTGAGAGAATGAAGAAAGTGAAGAGAAGTGAAATAAAGCGTAACAGATAGAGATAGTTTAAAGGAAAGCGGGGAAgacaatggggggggggggttggcagGGGGAGGGGTCAGCCTTGTAAATATGTCTGCATGCCAACATTGATTCAGTTAGCATGCCACAGGTGAAACAGATAGGGAGATTCCTGGAAGGGGTCTGAATTATCTGCTGATAGAAACTGTCCTCCCGTTTCATTTTATTATTCATGTATTGTTTAGTACAAGTCCTGTTTGTATTAATATATGGAAATGCAGATTACTAACTGAGGTTTgtgtacaatatatatttctaaattacatttaattgaAAACACCAAAACGTGAAAATGTGTTGTCAGTATTTTTTAACCCTCAATTATTTTCACATTTTGGAATACAAGTGTGTGATGAAAATGTCAAATAATTTCATAAAATCAGTTTAAATATGTATTGCCATAAGAACATTATCAAAAGTATAAATTCAAAGATGAATTTTGGTGTGAAGTCACCAAAACAAGACAAAATGCATTTGTTTTCACACTGAGCTAAATGTTAAGTTCGGGAACAATATGTACATTGTTAGCTGGATTTATTGCCCTTTGTAATAGGTAAAAGTATCAACCATATATACTGCACCTAAGTTACCCATAATGTACCTCTCTCCTGTAGATTATTTGTGAATGGAGGTTTTATGTGGTGTAATTATTCCGTAATTCAGATTTCAACATAATTATTTTCTCCCCCTTCCGCAACTCCACCCATGTCAGAATCCAGTGAGttagtagaagaagacagaagGCATTTCAATCTCAGAT
Above is a window of Pseudochaenichthys georgianus chromosome 1, fPseGeo1.2, whole genome shotgun sequence DNA encoding:
- the LOC117455168 gene encoding retinal cone rhodopsin-sensitive cGMP 3',5'-cyclic phosphodiesterase subunit gamma-like; translation: MADAGVAVPADKKAPPKFKQRTTRTFKSKAPKPGQKGFGDEIPGMEGLGTDITVVCPWEAFGDMELSDLAKYGIV